In Bdellovibrio sp. GT3, one genomic interval encodes:
- a CDS encoding tyrosine-type recombinase/integrase, translated as MSKPSKVPASYSPREEELRYYIKAPQAGKKSWILISYYLLAADRKKRIYVKPNADLCAKVKKINCRLLSGTIDENQVRTLLGDLIQKQYERYEVQSRAVRDARLSEINEKLFAAYWAERYAPRTKLKDKTSPRLDIKKALSMIGNLSLLTAKKIELENALEKYQTRQADRATSRLNEMLKWLDRKENGVPLRLEAPAPEIREIQYCTLEEFSKILVHIEDVELKLFASVLFGAGLRVGEALALGEHNLRNGVLRIAQQIDKSGKRVLPKKNSVGDVVVVPEFINSVKQWLKVEDKLKLRYKLYDSLYDAARKAFPKSAIGQVDRRWISPCDIRHSHAIYLLENGVSMTQVAQNLRNGIKVCQQYYTGFGNTDGTIDLIKKTLAKAS; from the coding sequence ATGTCAAAACCGTCGAAAGTACCAGCCAGCTATTCTCCTCGTGAAGAGGAATTACGTTATTACATCAAAGCCCCACAAGCGGGCAAAAAATCTTGGATTTTGATTTCTTATTATTTGCTAGCGGCGGATCGTAAAAAAAGAATCTATGTGAAACCAAACGCTGACTTATGTGCAAAGGTAAAGAAAATAAATTGTCGCCTCCTAAGCGGCACCATTGATGAAAATCAAGTCCGAACTCTTCTAGGCGATCTAATTCAAAAGCAATATGAGAGGTATGAGGTTCAATCCCGGGCCGTTAGAGATGCACGCCTATCCGAGATCAATGAAAAGCTCTTCGCTGCATACTGGGCGGAACGATACGCTCCAAGAACTAAGTTAAAAGATAAAACGTCTCCTCGATTGGATATAAAAAAAGCCCTTAGCATGATTGGGAATCTTAGCTTGCTAACAGCAAAAAAAATTGAATTAGAAAATGCTTTGGAGAAATACCAAACCAGACAAGCTGACCGCGCTACCTCAAGATTAAATGAGATGCTAAAATGGCTCGATAGAAAAGAGAATGGAGTTCCTTTGAGACTCGAAGCTCCTGCTCCCGAAATTAGAGAAATTCAGTACTGTACTTTGGAAGAATTTAGTAAAATTTTGGTTCACATTGAAGACGTAGAGCTAAAGTTATTCGCATCTGTATTGTTTGGTGCGGGTCTAAGAGTTGGGGAAGCTTTGGCATTGGGAGAGCATAATCTAAGAAATGGTGTTTTAAGAATAGCCCAGCAAATCGACAAAAGTGGCAAAAGGGTTCTTCCTAAAAAGAATTCTGTGGGAGATGTCGTTGTTGTCCCAGAGTTTATTAATTCTGTAAAACAATGGCTTAAGGTAGAGGACAAATTAAAGCTAAGATATAAGCTCTATGATTCACTATACGATGCCGCTAGAAAAGCATTTCCAAAAAGTGCTATAGGCCAAGTGGATCGTCGCTGGATAAGTCCCTGCGACATCCGCCACTCACACGCCATTTATCTCCTTGAAAATGGTGTCTCAATGACTCAAGTGGCTCAGAATCTTCGAAATGGCATCAAGGTATGCCAACAGTATTACACTGGGTTTGGTAATACGGACGGAACTATAGATCTAATAAAGAAAACCCTGGCGAAAGCTTCCTAG